A DNA window from Setaria viridis chromosome 2, Setaria_viridis_v4.0, whole genome shotgun sequence contains the following coding sequences:
- the LOC117845290 gene encoding RNA pseudouridine synthase 6, chloroplastic, whose translation MPKPATSVASLLPKLWHRRFLPPSLVPRALSSSCPLLTTHSAPRRRSRLSPSTHIAPAATVSTAAAVEAPTTTAYPVYDRLLPCPLQDDPPRIEHLVAREDEVAADFISRSLGLPPLYVADLIKFGAVYYALVAPQPPPYAAPEHVRIFREVTDPSVLRRRASIKGKTVREAQKTFRVTDPNQLLEAGTYLRVHVHPKRFPRCYEIDWKSRVIAVADDYVVLNKPAATSVGGATDNIEESCAVFTSRALGLETPLMTTHQIDNCSEGCVVLSKTKEFCSVFHGLIREKQVKKVYLALTTAPVSTGTITHYMRPVNRAPRLVSEDHIAKWYLCQMEVLDCKKVPWPSSLTRKAYNVNDCGWPQQEAAYECKINLLTGKTHQIRAQLAAIGTPIIGDSAYMTAAVAAKANPSINPFRRERLSYNSEEEKEAAVEAWIAAHGKEPKSVIGLQASEISWNHEGEHHSYKAGVPWWRQDSVESDLV comes from the exons atgccgaagCCGGCGACCTCCGTCGCGTCGCTCCTCCCGAAGCTATGGCACCGCCGCTTTCTTCCCCCTTCCCTCGTCCCTCGCGCCCTTTCCTCCTCCTGTCCCCTCCTCACTACCCACTcggccccacgccgccgctcccggctcTCCCCTTCCACGCACATCGCCCCCGCTGCCACAGTGTCAACCGCCGCGGCGGTCGAGGCCCCAACAACCACAGC ATATCCAGTGTATGATCGGCTTCTGCCGTGCCCCTTGCAAGACGACCCTCCACGAATCGAGCACCTCGTAGCTCGGGAGGACGAGGTGGCAGCTGATTTCATCTCCAGGTCTCTCGGCCTTCCTCCTCT GTATGTTGCAGATCTTATCAAGTTTGGGGCTGTGTACTATGCCCTTGTTGCGCCACAGCCGCCCCCATACGCAGCTCCAGAGCATGTTAGGATCTTTAGGGAAGTGACCGATCCATCTGTTCTGCGCCGGAGGGCGTCCATTAAGGGGAAGACGGTGAGGGAAGCACAGAAGACATTTAGGGTGACGGATCCCAACCAGCTTCTTGAGGCCGGCACATATCTGAGGGTTCATGTGCACCCCAAACGGTTTCCGAG GTGTTATGAAATTGATTGGAAATCAAGGGTAATAGCAGTTGCTGATGACTACGTTGTCCTCAATAAACCAGCTGCAACCTCA GTGGGAGGAGCAACTGATAACATTGAGGAATCCTGTGCTGTGTTTACTTCACGTGCATTAGGGTTGGAAACACCGTTAATGACGACTCACCAAATTGACAACTGCTCTGAAGGCTG TGTAGTACTGTCTAAAACTAAAGAGTTCTGCTCAGTTTTCCATGGACTGATAAGG GAAAAACAGGTCAAAAAAGTGTATCTTGCGCTTACTACAGCACCTGTGTCTACAGGAACAATTACCCATTATATGCGTCCTGTTAATCGCGCTCCTAGATTAGTTTCAGAAG ATCATATTGCAAAATGGTATCTCTGTCAAATGGAGGTGCTTGATTGTAAGAAGGTACCATGGCCAAGTTCTTTGACCAGGAAAGCTTACAATGTAAACGACTGTGGATGGCCCCAGCAAGAAGCTGCCTATGAATGTAAAATCAATCTCTTGACAGGGAAAACTCATCAG ATAAGGGCACAGCTTGCTGCCATAGGCACTCCAATTATAGGGGATTCTGCATACATGACTGCCGCAGTGGCAGCGAAGGCTAATCCAAGCATAAACCCATTCAGAAGGGAGAGGCTGAGTTACAATAgtgaagaggagaaagaagctgCCGTTGAAGCATGGATTGCTGCCCACGGCAAGGAACCAAAATCCGTAATTGGCCTGCAAGCATCAGAAATCTCATGGAATCATGAAGGTGAACACCACAGCTATAAGGCAGGGGTTCCGTGGTGGCGGCAGGATTCAGTGGAGTCTGACCTggtatga